In the genome of Streptomyces sp. NBC_00433, the window GCACGTCCCCGGCTGAGAGCACACACGCACGGAAGCCACCCTCCTTCCATGCGTCACCGGTGACTGCGGTGTCCGGCAGAACGGCCGCTGTGTCGACCGACACGGCTCGCCGTGACCGCCTCTCGCCGTCACTGCTTCTTGCCGTCACCGTGTCCGGGCTCTACCGGGCCGATCACCGGCACGGCATGTGCAGGACCTCGACCGCCGCCACGTCGCCGCGGAGCCGGACCATGCGCACGGCTCCGGCTGCGGCTGCGGCTGCGACGTCGCGGCCGACGGCAGCTGCGCCACCGCGTCTGCCGCTCCGCGCTGCGCAGAGGTCGGCCTGCCCTGACGAGCGAACGCCTGCGAAGCGCCAGTGATCCGACATCGCCTTTCCTCCGAAGGCACCCGATGCGGGCTCTCGGAACCGGACACAGCAGTCCGAGCCCGACCGACCGTCTTTCGAAGCTCCACCGACTCGACATTCCGGAGGGACCCGTGCGCAGATCCGCGCGTATTTTCCGTCACCCCGTCCTGCTGGCCGCTGCCGGGACCTTCGCACTCCTGGGGACAAGCGTGGGGATGATCCCCAGCGCCTCGGCCGCCGTCACCGCGTCGGTCTCGGTCAACGCCGGAACGAAGCTCGCGACGATCCCGACCACCGGCGTCGGGACGAACGTCGCGGTCTACGACGGGAACATGAACGGCTCCGCCATCCCCGGACTGCTCAGCGCCGCAGGCATCAAGACCGTGCGCTACCCGGGTGGCTCCTACGCCGACATCTACCACTGGCAGACCAACACCACCGAGGGCGGCTACGTCGCCCCCAACACCGACTTCGACACCTACATGGGCACGGTGAAGGCCGCCGGCGCCCAGCCCATCATCATCGCCGACTACGGGTCGGGCACCCCCCAGGAAGCCGCGGACTGGGTGCGGTACGCCAACGTCACCAAGGGCTACGGGGCGAAGTACTGGGAGATCGGGAACGAGGTCTACGGCAACGGCGAATACGGCTCCAACTGGGAGACCGACAAACACTCCAGCCACAGTGCCACGACCTACGCGACCAACCTGCTGCAATACGCCTCCGCCATGAAAGCCGTGGACCCGACCGTCAAGATCGGTGCGGTACTGACCACACCGGGGAGCTGGCCGGACGGCATCACCGGCCCCGGTGACACCCAGGACTGGAACCACACCGTGCTGTCCATCGCCGGCTCGAAGATCGACTTCGTCATCGTGCACCACTATCCGACCGCGACCAGCCAGGCAGACCTGCTGGGCAGGCCGAAGGCCGAGATCCCGGGCATGGCGAGCACACTGCACTCGCTGATCAATCAGTACGCGGGCGCCAACGCGGCCAACGTGGGCATCGCGGTGACCGAGGCCAACGCCACCTCCTACAAGGACACCGCGCCGAACGGCCTGTTCGCCCCGGACGAATACCTCACCTGGATGGAGAACGGCGCCTTCACCCTCGACTGGTGGGACATGCACAACGGCACCGACTGCAGCAAGGTGACCACCGTCGAGGGCGCCACGGACTACGACGACTACGGGATGCTCTCCAGCGGGGCGTCCTGCGAACCGCCGCTCAACACCCCGTTCGCGCCCTACTACGGCACCCAGATGATCACCAAGCTGGGGGCTCCCGGTGACACGCTGGTCCAGACGGGCAGTTCGGCTTCGCTGCTGACGGCGCACGCGGTGAAGCGGTCGAACGGCGACGTCGACGTCATGCTCATCAACAAGGACCCCAACAACGCCGCCACCGTGTCCCTGTCCTTCAGCGGCTTCGCCCCGTCCTCGTCCACGCCCACGGTGTACACCTACGCCAAGAACGCCGCCTCGATCACCTCCGCGGCCACGGGAACCGCCGCATCCCAGACCGTACCGGCCTACTCGATCGTCGTCGTGCAGCTGCACCCCGCCACCGGGACGACCACCGGCGGCACCACCACCGGGACGACGACCGGGGGCACCACCACCGGGTCCACCACCGGCGGCACCACGACCGGGACGACCACCGGCACCACCACGGGTACGACGACCGGCGGCACCACCACCGGGACGACGACCGGGGGCACCACGTCCGGGTGCACGGCCACCTACACCACCACGAACTCCTGGTCCGGCGGCTTCCAGGGCGAAGTCAAGGTCACCGCCGGCAGCACCGCCGTCAACGGCTGGACCGTGCGTTGGACCCTCGGCAGCGGACAGACCATCACCCAGGTCTGGAACGGCACCCTGACCACCAGCGGATCAACCGCAACCGTCAAGAACGCCACCTACAACGGCTCGCTCGCACCCGCCGCCTCCACCACCTTCGGCTTCCTCGCCAACGGCACACCGAACACCCCCACCCCCACCTGCACCAGCCCCTGAGGTGTACCGATATGTGAGCGCTCACAGCATGTCCCGGCGGCTCTCGGCGCCTGTCGCGGAGCCACCTGTCACCTCGACCGGCCATGTCCGGCAAGCGCCGCTCCGTGCGGCAACTCCCCCACACGACCCTCCAAGGAGGACGCTGATGTCGTCATCAGCAACTGCCTGGCTCTCACACCACGCCAGACGATGGGCACTCGCCGCTTGCGCGGCCGTGGCTCTCGTGGCCGGACTGCTCGTCGGTGGCACGACCACTTCGCAGGCGGCCGATACCCAGCCCTGCGACATCTACGCGTCAGGTGGCACGCCCTGCGTGGCGGCGCACAGCACGACGCGGGCGTTGTACTCGTCGTACAACGGGCCTCTGTACCAGGTCAGGCGTTCCTCGGACAACAGCACCCGCGACATCGGGGTGCTGAGTGCCGGTGGTTACGCCGACGCGGCCTCGCAGGACTCCTTCTGCTCCGGGACCTCGTGCGTGATCACCGTGATCTACGACCAGTCCGGGCGGAGCAACAACCTGACCCAGGCGCCCGCCGGCAGTGCCGCCGGCGGCCCGGACAACCTCGCGAACGCGACCGCGGCGCCGACGATGCTGGGCGGGCACAAGGCGTACGGCGTGTTCGTCGCCCCCGGCACCGGCTACCGCAACAACCACACCAACGGCATCGCCACGGGTGACAACCCCGAGGGCATGTACGCGATCTTCGACGGCACCCACTACAACGGCGGCTGCTGCTTCGACTACGGCAACGCCGAGACCGACAGCCGCGACGACGGCAACGGCACGATGGAAGCCATCTACTTCGGCAACATCAAGGTCTGGGGCTACGGTTCCGGGAACGGCCCGTGGATCATGGCCGACCTGGAGAACGGCCTGTTCTCCGGCGTCAACCAGCACCTCAACTCCAACGACCCGACCATCAACTACCGCTACACCACCGCCATCATCAAGGGCAAGCAGAACCACTGGGCCATCCGCGGCGGCAACGCGCAGTCGGGGAACCTGTCGACCTTCTACGACGGGGTACGCCCCAACGTCTCGGGCTACAACCCGATGAGGAAGCAGGGCGCCATCATCCTCGGCACCGGCGGCGACAACAGCAAGGGCGCCCAGGGCACCTTCTACGAAGGCGTCATGACCTCCGGCTACCCGACGGACGCCACCGAGAACGCCGTCCAGGCCAACATCACCGCGGCCGGATACGGGTCGAACACCGGGGGCACCACCACCGGCGGGACGACCACCGGCACCACGACGGGCGGGACGACCACGGGCGGGTCCACCCAGGGCAGCACCGGCGGCACCTCAAGCGGGTGCACGGCCACCTACAGCACCACCAACTCCTGGTCCGGCGGCTTCCAGGGCGAAGTCAAGGTCACCGCCGGCAGCACCGCCGTCAACAGCTGGACGGTCACCTGGACCCTCGGCAGCGGACAGACCATCACCCAGGTCTGGAACGGCACCCTGACCACCAGCGGATCGACCGCGACCGTCAAGAACGCCTCCTACAACGGCTCGGTCCCACCCTCTACCTCAACCACCTTCGGCTTCCTCGCCAACGGCACACCGAACACCCCCACCCTCACCTGCACCAGCGCCTGACACGGAAGCGCGGGTGAGTGCTCCGGCACTCACACACGGCCTGGAGCCGAAGCAGCAAAGGCCCAGCTCCGGGAGCAGTCCGTCGAGATCCGGCCGGCAACGGCCGACCCGTTCAAGCGATGAAGCGCGATCCGCATCACCCGATGGCCGGGCGGTCCCGCCCCGCACAACAGGCAGGACCGCCCGGCCCTCTCCAGCAGACGAGGAAGCCCTATGAAAAGAACTCTGACCGCTCTCCTGCTCGGCGTGACGGCAGCGTTGTGCGTCCCCGCCATCGTGTCGACGCCGGTCTCGGCGGCGCCCGCGGCGTCCACGACCCCTCTGAAACTGATGCCCCTCGGCGATTCGATCACCTGGGGAGTCGGAAGCAGCACGGGCAACGGATACCGTGCCGCGCTGCACGACGAACTCACAGCCGACGGCCACCCTCTCGACTTCGTCGGTTCGCTGCGCGGTGGCAGCATGTCCGATCCCGACAACGAAGGGCACTCCGGCTACCGCATCGACCAGATCGCCGCCCTGGCCGACGCAGCCCTGGCCCGCTACCAGCCCGACGTGGTGACCCTGGAGATCGGGACCAACGACCTGAACGGCAACTACCAGGTCTCCACCGCCACCACACGGCTCCGATCGCTGGTCGACCAGATCACCCACGACGTCCCGAACGCCACCGTACTGGTCGCCTCGCTCGTCGTCTCCACAAGCGGAACGGAGGAGCGGTACCGCACCGCCTACAACCAGGCCATCCCCGGCCTCGTGCAAAGCGAACAAGCCGCAGGCAAGCATGTCGGCTACGTGGACATGGGCGCGGTGACCACCTCGGACCTCTACGACACCCTGCACCCGAACGACACCGGCTATCGGAAGATGGCCGACGCCTTCCACAAGGGCGTCCAGACCGCGGACAGTGCCGGATGGCTCGGCGGCGGGACCACCGGCGGCACCACGACCGGGGGCACCACCACCGGCGGGACGACCACCGGCGGGACGACGACCGGGGGCACCACGTCCGGGACGACGACCGGGGGCACCACGTCCGGGTGCACGGCCACCTACACCACCACGAACTCCTGGTCCGGCGGCTTCCAGGGCGAAGTCAAGGTCACCGCCGGCAGCACCGCCGTCAACGGCTGGACCGTGCGTTGGACCCTCGGCAGCGGACAGACCATCACCCAGGTCTGGAACGGCACCCTGACCACCAGCGGATCAACCGCAACCGTCAAGAACGCCACCTACAACGGCTCGCTCGCACCCGCCGCCTCCACCACCTTCGGCTTCCTCGCCAACGGCACACCGAACACCCCCACCCCCACCTGCACCAACGCCTGAGAAGAGAGAGCCATGACATCACTGCAGGACGCATCGAAGAGCGCAGGACCGAAGTCCCCGAGCCGGAGGTCTGTGCTGGTGGCGTTGGGGGTGCTGCCGGTCCTTTCCGTCGCGTTGCCGCATTCCAGTGCGGCAGCCGCGGCGGCGGCCGTGGTCGTCGACCCGTCCGCGCGGCGGCAGACGATCCGGGGCTTCGGCGGTATGAACCACCCGGCCTGGGCGGGTGACCTGACAGCTGCCCAGCGGGACACCGCCTTCGGGAACGGCACCGGCCAGCTGGGATTCTCGATCCTGCGCATCCACGTCGACGAGAACAAGGCGAACTGGGGTGCGGAGGTGGCGACCGCGCAGCGGGCGGTGGCCGACGGGGCGATCGTCTTCGCATCGCCGTGGAATCCCCCTGCCAGCATGGTCGAGACGTTCACCCACGGGAGCCAGACCGACGCCAAGCGCCTGCGGCACGACATGTACGCCGCCTACGCGCAGCATCTGAACGACTTCACCGCGTTCATGAAGAGCAACGGGGTGGATCTGTACGCCATCTCGATCCAGAACGAGCCCGACTACGCCTCGACGTGGACATGGTGGACCGCGAGCGAGATCGTCACCTTCCTGCGCAACAACGCCGGCTCGATCAGCACCAGGGTCATCGCCCCGGAGTCCTTCCAGTACATCAAGAGCATGTCGGATCCGATCCTCAACGACTCCACAGCCCTCGCCAACATGGACATCCTCGGCGCCCACCTCTACGGCACGGCGTTCTCGAACTTCCCCTA includes:
- a CDS encoding cellulose binding domain-containing protein, with protein sequence MIPSASAAVTASVSVNAGTKLATIPTTGVGTNVAVYDGNMNGSAIPGLLSAAGIKTVRYPGGSYADIYHWQTNTTEGGYVAPNTDFDTYMGTVKAAGAQPIIIADYGSGTPQEAADWVRYANVTKGYGAKYWEIGNEVYGNGEYGSNWETDKHSSHSATTYATNLLQYASAMKAVDPTVKIGAVLTTPGSWPDGITGPGDTQDWNHTVLSIAGSKIDFVIVHHYPTATSQADLLGRPKAEIPGMASTLHSLINQYAGANAANVGIAVTEANATSYKDTAPNGLFAPDEYLTWMENGAFTLDWWDMHNGTDCSKVTTVEGATDYDDYGMLSSGASCEPPLNTPFAPYYGTQMITKLGAPGDTLVQTGSSASLLTAHAVKRSNGDVDVMLINKDPNNAATVSLSFSGFAPSSSTPTVYTYAKNAASITSAATGTAASQTVPAYSIVVVQLHPATGTTTGGTTTGTTTGGTTTGSTTGGTTTGTTTGTTTGTTTGGTTTGTTTGGTTSGCTATYTTTNSWSGGFQGEVKVTAGSTAVNGWTVRWTLGSGQTITQVWNGTLTTSGSTATVKNATYNGSLAPAASTTFGFLANGTPNTPTPTCTSP
- a CDS encoding cellulose binding domain-containing protein, with protein sequence MSSSATAWLSHHARRWALAACAAVALVAGLLVGGTTTSQAADTQPCDIYASGGTPCVAAHSTTRALYSSYNGPLYQVRRSSDNSTRDIGVLSAGGYADAASQDSFCSGTSCVITVIYDQSGRSNNLTQAPAGSAAGGPDNLANATAAPTMLGGHKAYGVFVAPGTGYRNNHTNGIATGDNPEGMYAIFDGTHYNGGCCFDYGNAETDSRDDGNGTMEAIYFGNIKVWGYGSGNGPWIMADLENGLFSGVNQHLNSNDPTINYRYTTAIIKGKQNHWAIRGGNAQSGNLSTFYDGVRPNVSGYNPMRKQGAIILGTGGDNSKGAQGTFYEGVMTSGYPTDATENAVQANITAAGYGSNTGGTTTGGTTTGTTTGGTTTGGSTQGSTGGTSSGCTATYSTTNSWSGGFQGEVKVTAGSTAVNSWTVTWTLGSGQTITQVWNGTLTTSGSTATVKNASYNGSVPPSTSTTFGFLANGTPNTPTLTCTSA
- a CDS encoding GDSL-type esterase/lipase family protein, yielding MKRTLTALLLGVTAALCVPAIVSTPVSAAPAASTTPLKLMPLGDSITWGVGSSTGNGYRAALHDELTADGHPLDFVGSLRGGSMSDPDNEGHSGYRIDQIAALADAALARYQPDVVTLEIGTNDLNGNYQVSTATTRLRSLVDQITHDVPNATVLVASLVVSTSGTEERYRTAYNQAIPGLVQSEQAAGKHVGYVDMGAVTTSDLYDTLHPNDTGYRKMADAFHKGVQTADSAGWLGGGTTGGTTTGGTTTGGTTTGGTTTGGTTSGTTTGGTTSGCTATYTTTNSWSGGFQGEVKVTAGSTAVNGWTVRWTLGSGQTITQVWNGTLTTSGSTATVKNATYNGSLAPAASTTFGFLANGTPNTPTPTCTNA